Sequence from the Vanessa tameamea isolate UH-Manoa-2023 chromosome 4, ilVanTame1 primary haplotype, whole genome shotgun sequence genome:
CTTGAAAATtcctcttattttaatttaaaaaattaatggtAGTTTATAAACTGTTAACATGTGAATTTGGTGACCATTATCAAAAGCAAAAATTATAGGTTGCAAGTTACTAGGTTATTGCTATTTGCACTAATTGcacttaagtaatattaaattgaagaaaTTTGTCTAATTACACAAAGATGAAGAAAAAGAGATTCTTTTTTTTGCAgtctttatttatcttatagaaaaatatcatcaaagaTTATTGTAACACtttcttataaaatagttttatttaaataatacttatgaatttaaaattgaacaGTCGAAATCATTCAGATTATTATAACCAATCAACTGattattaaatacttctaacagttttaaaataaaattgagttcATTTTTTAAAGCTCTTcatgtttagatttttttctatcgggAAAGGACCAAAACTCTGAAGGCAATCCTTTAACATCTCTTTCTCTCTTGACAAATGCTGTGAATGATGAAACACAGTTCCCAATAAAGTAATTGGCTTGACCTAAGATGGCCAAGTCGAGATGAGGATTACTTGGTTTTAATCTATGTACAGTGACATCTATATATTTAAGAGCATTTTCAAAATCTTCTCCCATGTGATTAGAATCTGATGCaacaaaaacatgttttatatcCTTGTACTTTTTTAGTGCTCTTTTAACTTGTCtgaaaacaagaaaatattgatTAGTGAGAAGTTTATATACATGTGACATTAAACACACTCAATGTAGTAAGGAagtttaatctttaatttttctttctgattgtaagtataatttctttaatttaaaatatttataatatttattatattataccaacTCAAACTTACTTGATTATTTCACTTTTTTGTGGAAGGCACATTGAAGCTGTTAATTTTCctctttcatttttatatccAACACATTGTGGTGCTGAAAACAGCTTGGGACTGTCTGTTACATGTTGGCAAGCTTTCACCCAATCTTGTCCATTTCTCAGATGTATTCCCAGAAAACCTCCACCGCTcatgttgtttttaataaaaagttttgttttattaataatgtcctCATTCCAAGTaacatattgttgtaaataaacattttctgaCTGAACTGGAAAACTTGCTGGAGCAcctgaaatttgttttaaattttcaatatcaataatACAATTCATTCAATATAAGTATTGCATtgtatgcatttataataattatcaaatggcAACCCAAAAAAACAAACCTGTGAATGCTAATA
This genomic interval carries:
- the LOC113394600 gene encoding GDP-fucose protein O-fucosyltransferase 1, giving the protein MDKIIIIITIFFSFNILIIFGTKIDGYVIYCPCMGRFGNQADHFLGALAFSKGINRTLVLPPWVEYRYGEIRSIQVPFDAYFNVDSFKNYHQVVTMEYFMRNIAHDVWPPQERISFCYTQRIGEIQNSCNAKSGNPFGPFWDTFHIDFVKSEFYGPLNYDAHNVNMMELWKKTYPPTEWPVLAFTGAPASFPVQSENVYLQQYVTWNEDIINKTKLFIKNNMSGGGFLGIHLRNGQDWVKACQHVTDSPKLFSAPQCVGYKNERGKLTASMCLPQKSEIIKQVKRALKKYKDIKHVFVASDSNHMGEDFENALKYIDVTVHRLKPSNPHLDLAILGQANYFIGNCVSSFTAFVKRERDVKGLPSEFWSFPDRKKSKHEEL